Proteins from a genomic interval of Crassostrea angulata isolate pt1a10 chromosome 7, ASM2561291v2, whole genome shotgun sequence:
- the LOC128155187 gene encoding uncharacterized protein LOC128155187 → MRYRVGLLAPCTLCIIKFWVAYCLVNTPSTPSIHLFWNILPPKKRKSSAPKPTPPAKTSKRSTRHASTIASSQTIADPSMSIQPVSQINTDLNPTTQPVSSASNPLIDYDQLAAAILRQQQQAMPSTSNPPIADTQLQASSSSNSSIDLNNANLLNNLQQLFSGSQEDCPMVGLNANSSAKRADLHLSHSSQQLLQASLSPSAKQLYLRSWTLLHKFCVSNNLPFYFPFSVIIICNFVGDLFTQGLGPATITSHVSAISYVHKLYNVFDPTHSFIVRKILKGSHNLSKSVDTRLPITKYILIKLLSALQHTVQEHDVRVLLSAVFLLAFHAFMRLGELVPRNISFYAKVIQRQDVQFLDDNAVQIILRHAKNFANSQPIVLTLSANALNRNFCPVQALKTLTTEFKHSSGPLFTFKSGRPVPHSYVTAQLKHAVSFIGLDTSQYAGHSFRIGAATEAAKSGLAENVIQQLGRWHSSAIKRYIRINSFQF, encoded by the exons ATGAGATATAGAGTTGGGCTTCTTGCACCTTGCACTCTATGTATAATAAAATTCTGGGTTGCTTATTGTCTTGTCAATACACCATCTACACCATCTATTCACTTATTTTGGAACATACTGCcaccaaagaaaagaaaatcctCAGCTCCTAAACCCACTCCACCAGCAAAGACATCAAAGAGATCCACTCGTCATGCGTCTACAATTGCCAGTAGTCAGACCATTGCAGATCCGAGTATGTCCATACAACCTGTCAGCCAAATCAATACAGATTTGAATCCAACCACACAACCAGTAAGCAGTGCCAGCAACCCACTCATCGACTATGACCAGTTGGCAGCAGCCATCCTCAGGCAACAACAGCAAGCAATGCCGTCTACAAGCAACCCCCCTATTGCTGATACACAACTGCAGGCGTCATCGAGTAGCAATAGTTCTATTGATTTGAATAATGCTAATCTACTCAACAACCTTCAACAGCTATTTTCAG GAAGCCAAGAAGATTGCCCCATGGTTGGACTCAACGCCAACAGTAGTGCCAAACGAGCTGATCTACATTTAAGTCATTCAAGCCAACAGCTCCTTCAGGCATCCTTGTCCCCATCTGCGAAACAACTGTACCTCAGAAGTTGGACTCTACTACACAAATTTTGTGTTTCTAATAACCTACCTTTCTACTTTCCCTTTTCAGTAATCATTATTTGTAACTTCGTAGGTGACTTATTTACACAAGGCTTAGGCCCAGCCACGATCACTTCACATGTTTCGGCTATAAGTTATGTCCATAAATTGTATAATGTTTTCGACCCAACCCATTCCTTCATAGTTAGAAAAATTCTTAAGGGTTCCCACaatctttcaaaatctgttGACACAAGACTTccaattacaaaatatattcttaTCAAATTGCTCTCTGCATTACAACACACAGTCCAAGAACATGACGTAAGAGTTTTATTGTCAGCTGTTTTTCTTCTTGCCTTCCATGCCTTCATGCGGCTAGGCGAATTGGTTCCACGGAACATCTCTTTTTACGCCAAAGTTATACAGAGACAAGATGTTCAGTTTTTGGATGATAATGCAGTGCAGATTATCCTGAGGCATGCCAAAAACTTTGCCAACAGTCAACCAATAGTATTAACACTGTCTGCAAATGCCCTCAACCGCAACTTTTGCCCAGTCCAAGCCTTGAAAACACTCACTACTGAATTTAAACACAGTTCAGGCCcactatttacatttaaatcagGGCGTCCAGTTCCTCACAGTTATGTGACAGCCCAATTAAAGCATGCAGTATCATTCATTGGCTTGGACACATCACAGTATGCAGGGCATAGTTTTCGTATTGGTGCTGCAACAGAGGCTGCAAAGAGTGGTTTGGCCGAAAATGTCATTCAGCAACTTGGTCGTTGGCATTCCAGTGCGATCAAGCGTTACATTAGAATTAATTcctttcaattttaa